One Penaeus chinensis breed Huanghai No. 1 chromosome 12, ASM1920278v2, whole genome shotgun sequence DNA segment encodes these proteins:
- the LOC125031272 gene encoding activating signal cointegrator 1 complex subunit 2 homolog isoform X2 has product MSGLSGASDLWVDLIDENEWNEWEEEQEVAAPVEPKATPPRKATTPRKASPPRRATLPRKATPTCRQLSFAETLRPRQKQEQELVQKPEQKQAQRPEQKQAQRPERKQAEQQAPKPERKQAEQQAPKPERKAKQNEAQRREQRRKQQPAQQDEPCGAECAHPPKWLVVEVQEEFKGVVIGQRGSRLFDLTERHGVQARNKKGDPKIHVFGRECRARAFVDEICSIVDRCRRARKSERNRAAPRARDTRQY; this is encoded by the exons ATGTCAGGACTTTCCGGAGCGAGCGACCTGTGGGTCGACCTCATCGACGAAAACGAGTGGAAcgagtgggaggaggagcaggaggtcgcGGCCCCCGTGGAGCCCAAGGCGACCCCGCCCCGCAAGGCGACCACGCCCCGCAAGGCGAGCCCGCCCCGCAGAGCGACCCTGCCCCGCAAGGCGACCCCGACCTGCAGGCAACTGTCCTTCGCCGAGACGCTCCGTCCCCGACAGAAGCAGGAGCAAGAGCTAGTGCAGAAGCCCgagcagaagcaggcgcagaggcccgagcagaagcaggcgcagaggCCCGAGCGGAAGCAGGCTGAGCAGCAGGCGCCGAAGCCCGAGCGGAAGCAGGCTGAGCAGCAG GCGCCGAAGCCCGAGCGGAAGGCCAAGCAGAATGAGGCGCAGAGGCGCGAGCAGAGGCGGAAGCAGCAGCCCGCGCAGCAGGACGAGCCGTGCGGCGCCGAGTGCGCCCACCCGCCCAAGTGGCTGGTGGTCGAGGTGCAGGAGGAGTTCAAGGGCGTGGTGATCGGCCAGCGCGGCTCGAGGCTGTTCGACCTGACGGAGAGGCACGGCGTTCAGGCGCGCAACAAGAAGGGCGACCCCAAGATCCACGTGTTCGGCCGCGAATGCCGCGCCAGGGCCTTCGTCGACGAGATCTGCAGCATCGTCGACCGCTGCAGGAGGGCGCGCAAGTCGGAGCGCAACAGGGCCGCACCGAGGGCTAGGGACACGCGCCAGTACTGA
- the LOC125031272 gene encoding activating signal cointegrator 1 complex subunit 2 homolog isoform X1, with product MSGLSGASDLWVDLIDENEWNEWEEEQEVAAPVEPKATPPRKATTPRKASPPRRATLPRKATPTCRQLSFAETLRPRQKQEQELVQKPEQKQAQRPEQKQAQRPERKQAEQQAPKPERKQAEQQAPKPERKAKQNEAQRREQRRKQQPAQQDEPCGAECAHPPKWLVVEVQEEFKGVVIGQRGSRLFDLTERHGVQARNKKGDPKIHVFGRECRARAFVDEICSIVDRCRRARKSERNRAAPRARDTRQY from the exons ATGTCAGGACTTTCCGGAGCGAGCGACCTGTGGGTCGACCTCATCGACGAAAACGAGTGGAAcgagtgggaggaggagcaggaggtcgcGGCCCCCGTGGAGCCCAAGGCGACCCCGCCCCGCAAGGCGACCACGCCCCGCAAGGCGAGCCCGCCCCGCAGAGCGACCCTGCCCCGCAAGGCGACCCCGACCTGCAGGCAACTGTCCTTCGCCGAGACGCTCCGTCCCCGACAGAAGCAGGAGCAAGAGCTAGTGCAGAAGCCCgagcagaagcaggcgcagaggcccgagcagaagcaggcgcagaggCCCGAGCGGAAGCAG GCTGAGCAGCAGGCGCCGAAGCCCGAGCGGAAGCAGGCTGAGCAGCAGGCGCCGAAGCCCGAGCGGAAGGCCAAGCAGAATGAGGCGCAGAGGCGCGAGCAGAGGCGGAAGCAGCAGCCCGCGCAGCAGGACGAGCCGTGCGGCGCCGAGTGCGCCCACCCGCCCAAGTGGCTGGTGGTCGAGGTGCAGGAGGAGTTCAAGGGCGTGGTGATCGGCCAGCGCGGCTCGAGGCTGTTCGACCTGACGGAGAGGCACGGCGTTCAGGCGCGCAACAAGAAGGGCGACCCCAAGATCCACGTGTTCGGCCGCGAATGCCGCGCCAGGGCCTTCGTCGACGAGATCTGCAGCATCGTCGACCGCTGCAGGAGGGCGCGCAAGTCGGAGCGCAACAGGGCCGCACCGAGGGCTAGGGACACGCGCCAGTACTGA